In the Onychostoma macrolepis isolate SWU-2019 chromosome 09, ASM1243209v1, whole genome shotgun sequence genome, one interval contains:
- the LOC131546650 gene encoding R3H domain-containing protein 1-like isoform X4 yields MRMSDSVAEAMRSLDENTSSADERQLNTPQSRMLEENCSDDRTETQRQTPGPDAKRAKSKVKLVRSLAVCEDPCPSTITTQLPQDQQDGDHIKLSKAFDKEESPNEDDADKSANKLEKPEKVPRKMLSRDSSQEYKDSTGIDLHGFLVNTLKNNPRDRMMLLKLEQDILDFISNNESPRRKFPPMTSYHRMLLHRVAAYFGLDHNVDQTGKCVIVNKTSNTRIPDQRFSEHIKDDKMDDFQKRYILKRDNSSTDRDDGMMRMKLKDDRRSKSIEEREEEYQRARERIFADGLDTFPLDKRIQEDEVCINIQQRRQIFRLKDSQSGNSLQSSSENEAKYSEPRPWSSTDSDSSNRNLKPAMTKASSFSGIPVLIRGDSSSSSKSVGRLSNTGSDSCSSVGSSTGSLSRSQPLTQPTAFPAVSYEPPASTASASYYLLPLDAAGIPAGSVLVNPHTGQPFLNPDGSAVLYSPSVTSQASRCQSSVAPPPATHPQHQPTNHVMAQQENLSAQFGHMMLVRSPAPPPHQSGYGMPSTAASVSQQQMPACYCSPGQFPVSGQTYRSVGPVPYSAPSQIPPAAPQQPGYQTMMPNQQQSYQNMMQPPPNQHSSMGHQLQGMMVQYPPVPTYQVSVPQQTYPQTVPASSVQVYYSIMPPSQQNAVSSSVGFLPPPGAEQMSFHRTSPPCGSQQMPAQQCSGGMVMMHLALPASQQPQSHSPLQWKHNKYYSFDHTRSQKPSNVCCLEPSRSSPQMGSPQYSPAQSPTPTHLTNVKNIRPSLSTVPFMPHFSRSLVSGQGEVRFQYSPQIRPPLLQAPPTLSSQAPGGIRPAARGRRLTRKALSTDLS; encoded by the exons ATGAGGATGTCTGATTCTGTCGCTGAGGCCATGAGATCTCTGGACGAGAACACCTCGAGCGCAGACGAGCGCCAGCTCAACACGCCACAGAGCCGCATGCTCGAGGAGAACTGCAGCGACGACCGCACTGAGACGCAG CGGCAAACACCAGGACCGGACGCTAAAAGAGCCAAG TCGAAGGTAAAGTTAGTTCGGAGCCTGGCCGTTTGTGAAGATCCCTGTCCTTCCACGATTACCACACAGCTGCCTCAAGATCAGCAG GATGGAGATCATATTAAACTCTCGAAGGCGTTTGACAAAGAAGAATCGCCAAACGAGGACGATGCAGACAAAAGTGCCAACAAGCTGGAGAAACCAGAGAAAGTGCCACGCAAGATGCTGTCCAGAG ACTCCAGTCAGGAATACAAGGACTCGACTGGCATCGACCTGCATGGGTTCCTGGTGAACACGCTGAAGAACAACCCCAG GGACCGAATGATGCTGCTGAAGCTGGAGCAGGACATCCTCGACTTCATCAGTAATAACGA GAGTCCGAGGAGGAAGTTTCCGCCCATGACCTCTTATCACCGGATGCTCCTGCACAGAGTCGCCGCTTACTTCGGCTTAGACCACAACGTCGACCAGACCGGCAAATGTGTGATCGTCAACAAAACCAGCAATACACGAAT ACCAGATCAGAGGTTCTCCGAACATATCAAAGACGACAAGATGGATGATTTCCAGAAGCGCTACATCTTAAAAAGGGACAACTCCAGCACAGACAGAGACGACGGCATG ATGCGCATGAAGCTGAAGGACGACAGGAGGAGCAAGTCCATCGAGGAGCGAGAGGAGGAATATCAGAGAGCCAGAGAGAGGATCTTCGCTGAT GGTTTAGACACCTTCCCGCTGGATAAAAG GATTCAGGAGGACGAGGTGTGTATCAACATCCAGCAGAGACGGCAGATCTTCAG GCTGAAGGACAGTCAGTCGGGGAACAGCCTCCAAAGCAGCTCTGAGAACGAGGCCAAGTATTCAGAGCCGCGGCCGTGGAGCAGCACCGATTCGGACAGCTCCAACCGCAACCTGAAGCCCGCCATGACCAAAGCCAGCAGCTTCAGCGGCATCCCGGTTCTGATCCGCGGAGACAGTTCCAGCAGCAGCAAGAGCGTGGGGCGGCTCTCAAACACCG GTTCTGACTCTTGTAGTAGCGTAGGTTCGTCCACGGGTTCGCTGTCTCGATCCCAGCCTCTAACGCAGCCCACGGCCTTCCCCGCTGTCAGCTACGAGCCGCCGGCGTCCACGGCTAGCGCTAGCTACTATCTGCTTCCGCTGGACGCCGCAGGGATACCGGCCGGAAGTGTCCTGGTCAATCCGCACACAG GTCAGCCGTTTCTGAACCCCGACGGCAGTGCTGTCCTCTACAGTCCCAGCGTGACCTCACAGGCCTCCAGGTGTCAATCATCTGTAGCTCCGCCTCCAGCCACTCACCCCCAGCACCAGCCCACCAATCACGTCATGGCACAG CAGGAGAATCTGAGCGCTCAGTTCGGTCACATGATGCTGGTCCGGAGCCCTGCGCCTCCACCGCATCAGAGCGGATACGGGATGCCCTCGACCGCAGCCTCCGTCAGCCAGCAGCAG ATGCCGGCGTGTTACTGTTCTCCCGGCCAGTTCCCGGTGTCTGGACAGACGTACCGATCCGTGGGTCCAGTGCCATACAGCGCTCCGAGTCAGATTCCCCCCGCAGCCCCGCAGCAGCCAG GTTACCAAACTATGATGCCAAATCAGCAGCAGAGCTACCAGAACATGATGCAGCCGCCGCCGAATCAGCACAGCAGTATGGGCCATCAGCTGCAAGGCATGATGGTCCAGTATCCGCCAGTGCCAACTTATCAG GTGTCCGTGCCGCAGCAGACGTATCCGCAGACCGTTCCTGCGTCCAGCGTCCAGGTTTACTACAGCATCATGCCTCCGAGCCAGCAGAACGCCGTCAG CTCCTCCGTGGGGTTCCTGCCTCCTCCAGGAGCGGAGCAGATGTCGTTCCACCGCACCTCGCCACCCTGCGGCTCGCAACAGATGCCCGCCCAGCAGTGCTCAG gtggtATGGTGATGATGCACCTGGCGTTACCTGCGTCCCAGCAGCCTCAGTCACATTCACCGCTGCAGTGGAAACACAACAAATACTACAGCTTCGATCACACACGCTCACAGAAGCCCAGCAACGTCTGCTGTCTGGAGCCGTCACGA AGCAGTCCTCAGATGGGCAGCCCGCAGTACTCTCCGGCCCAGTCTCCCACACCAACACACCTCACCAATGTAAAGAACATCCGTCCCAGCCTCAGCACTGTTCCCTTCATGCCTCACTTCTCCAGATCCTTGGTTTCAGGACAAG GTGAGGTGCGCTTCCAGTACAGCCCTCAGATCCGCCCACCGTTACTTCAAGCCCCGCCCACGCTGTCCAGTCAG GCTCCGGGGGGGATCCGGCCCGCGGCTCGAGGCAGGAGGCTGACGAGGAAAGCGCTGTCTACAGATCTCAGT TGA
- the LOC131546650 gene encoding R3H domain-containing protein 1-like isoform X6, translating to MRMSDSVAEAMRSLDENTSSADERQLNTPQSRMLEENCSDDRTETQDGDHIKLSKAFDKEESPNEDDADKSANKLEKPEKVPRKMLSRDSSQEYKDSTGIDLHGFLVNTLKNNPRDRMMLLKLEQDILDFISNNESPRRKFPPMTSYHRMLLHRVAAYFGLDHNVDQTGKCVIVNKTSNTRIPDQRFSEHIKDDKMDDFQKRYILKRDNSSTDRDDGMMRMKLKDDRRSKSIEEREEEYQRARERIFADGLDTFPLDKRIQEDEVCINIQQRRQIFRLKDSQSGNSLQSSSENEAKYSEPRPWSSTDSDSSNRNLKPAMTKASSFSGIPVLIRGDSSSSSKSVGRLSNTGSDSCSSVGSSTGSLSRSQPLTQPTAFPAVSYEPPASTASASYYLLPLDAAGIPAGSVLVNPHTGQPFLNPDGSAVLYSPSVTSQASRCQSSVAPPPATHPQHQPTNHVMAQPSPLSYPAILTAPPDQPFTVQENLSAQFGHMMLVRSPAPPPHQSGYGMPSTAASVSQQQMPACYCSPGQFPVSGQTYRSVGPVPYSAPSQIPPAAPQQPGYQTMMPNQQQSYQNMMQPPPNQHSSMGHQLQGMMVQYPPVPTYQVSVPQQTYPQTVPASSVQVYYSIMPPSQQNAVSSSVGFLPPPGAEQMSFHRTSPPCGSQQMPAQQCSGGMVMMHLALPASQQPQSHSPLQWKHNKYYSFDHTRSQKPSNVCCLEPSRSSPQMGSPQYSPAQSPTPTHLTNVKNIRPSLSTVPFMPHFSRSLVSGQGEVRFQYSPQIRPPLLQAPPTLSSQAPGGIRPAARGRRLTRKALSTDLS from the exons ATGAGGATGTCTGATTCTGTCGCTGAGGCCATGAGATCTCTGGACGAGAACACCTCGAGCGCAGACGAGCGCCAGCTCAACACGCCACAGAGCCGCATGCTCGAGGAGAACTGCAGCGACGACCGCACTGAGACGCAG GATGGAGATCATATTAAACTCTCGAAGGCGTTTGACAAAGAAGAATCGCCAAACGAGGACGATGCAGACAAAAGTGCCAACAAGCTGGAGAAACCAGAGAAAGTGCCACGCAAGATGCTGTCCAGAG ACTCCAGTCAGGAATACAAGGACTCGACTGGCATCGACCTGCATGGGTTCCTGGTGAACACGCTGAAGAACAACCCCAG GGACCGAATGATGCTGCTGAAGCTGGAGCAGGACATCCTCGACTTCATCAGTAATAACGA GAGTCCGAGGAGGAAGTTTCCGCCCATGACCTCTTATCACCGGATGCTCCTGCACAGAGTCGCCGCTTACTTCGGCTTAGACCACAACGTCGACCAGACCGGCAAATGTGTGATCGTCAACAAAACCAGCAATACACGAAT ACCAGATCAGAGGTTCTCCGAACATATCAAAGACGACAAGATGGATGATTTCCAGAAGCGCTACATCTTAAAAAGGGACAACTCCAGCACAGACAGAGACGACGGCATG ATGCGCATGAAGCTGAAGGACGACAGGAGGAGCAAGTCCATCGAGGAGCGAGAGGAGGAATATCAGAGAGCCAGAGAGAGGATCTTCGCTGAT GGTTTAGACACCTTCCCGCTGGATAAAAG GATTCAGGAGGACGAGGTGTGTATCAACATCCAGCAGAGACGGCAGATCTTCAG GCTGAAGGACAGTCAGTCGGGGAACAGCCTCCAAAGCAGCTCTGAGAACGAGGCCAAGTATTCAGAGCCGCGGCCGTGGAGCAGCACCGATTCGGACAGCTCCAACCGCAACCTGAAGCCCGCCATGACCAAAGCCAGCAGCTTCAGCGGCATCCCGGTTCTGATCCGCGGAGACAGTTCCAGCAGCAGCAAGAGCGTGGGGCGGCTCTCAAACACCG GTTCTGACTCTTGTAGTAGCGTAGGTTCGTCCACGGGTTCGCTGTCTCGATCCCAGCCTCTAACGCAGCCCACGGCCTTCCCCGCTGTCAGCTACGAGCCGCCGGCGTCCACGGCTAGCGCTAGCTACTATCTGCTTCCGCTGGACGCCGCAGGGATACCGGCCGGAAGTGTCCTGGTCAATCCGCACACAG GTCAGCCGTTTCTGAACCCCGACGGCAGTGCTGTCCTCTACAGTCCCAGCGTGACCTCACAGGCCTCCAGGTGTCAATCATCTGTAGCTCCGCCTCCAGCCACTCACCCCCAGCACCAGCCCACCAATCACGTCATGGCACAG CCCTCGCCGCTGTCGTACCCAGCGATCCTCACAGCGCCTCCTGACCAGCCCTTCACTGTG CAGGAGAATCTGAGCGCTCAGTTCGGTCACATGATGCTGGTCCGGAGCCCTGCGCCTCCACCGCATCAGAGCGGATACGGGATGCCCTCGACCGCAGCCTCCGTCAGCCAGCAGCAG ATGCCGGCGTGTTACTGTTCTCCCGGCCAGTTCCCGGTGTCTGGACAGACGTACCGATCCGTGGGTCCAGTGCCATACAGCGCTCCGAGTCAGATTCCCCCCGCAGCCCCGCAGCAGCCAG GTTACCAAACTATGATGCCAAATCAGCAGCAGAGCTACCAGAACATGATGCAGCCGCCGCCGAATCAGCACAGCAGTATGGGCCATCAGCTGCAAGGCATGATGGTCCAGTATCCGCCAGTGCCAACTTATCAG GTGTCCGTGCCGCAGCAGACGTATCCGCAGACCGTTCCTGCGTCCAGCGTCCAGGTTTACTACAGCATCATGCCTCCGAGCCAGCAGAACGCCGTCAG CTCCTCCGTGGGGTTCCTGCCTCCTCCAGGAGCGGAGCAGATGTCGTTCCACCGCACCTCGCCACCCTGCGGCTCGCAACAGATGCCCGCCCAGCAGTGCTCAG gtggtATGGTGATGATGCACCTGGCGTTACCTGCGTCCCAGCAGCCTCAGTCACATTCACCGCTGCAGTGGAAACACAACAAATACTACAGCTTCGATCACACACGCTCACAGAAGCCCAGCAACGTCTGCTGTCTGGAGCCGTCACGA AGCAGTCCTCAGATGGGCAGCCCGCAGTACTCTCCGGCCCAGTCTCCCACACCAACACACCTCACCAATGTAAAGAACATCCGTCCCAGCCTCAGCACTGTTCCCTTCATGCCTCACTTCTCCAGATCCTTGGTTTCAGGACAAG GTGAGGTGCGCTTCCAGTACAGCCCTCAGATCCGCCCACCGTTACTTCAAGCCCCGCCCACGCTGTCCAGTCAG GCTCCGGGGGGGATCCGGCCCGCGGCTCGAGGCAGGAGGCTGACGAGGAAAGCGCTGTCTACAGATCTCAGT TGA
- the LOC131546650 gene encoding R3H domain-containing protein 1-like isoform X3 yields the protein MRMSDSVAEAMRSLDENTSSADERQLNTPQSRMLEENCSDDRTETQSKVKLVRSLAVCEDPCPSTITTQLPQDQQDGDHIKLSKAFDKEESPNEDDADKSANKLEKPEKVPRKMLSRDSSQEYKDSTGIDLHGFLVNTLKNNPRDRMMLLKLEQDILDFISNNESPRRKFPPMTSYHRMLLHRVAAYFGLDHNVDQTGKCVIVNKTSNTRIPDQRFSEHIKDDKMDDFQKRYILKRDNSSTDRDDGMMRMKLKDDRRSKSIEEREEEYQRARERIFADGLDTFPLDKRIQEDEVCINIQQRRQIFRLKDSQSGNSLQSSSENEAKYSEPRPWSSTDSDSSNRNLKPAMTKASSFSGIPVLIRGDSSSSSKSVGRLSNTGSDSCSSVGSSTGSLSRSQPLTQPTAFPAVSYEPPASTASASYYLLPLDAAGIPAGSVLVNPHTGQPFLNPDGSAVLYSPSVTSQASRCQSSVAPPPATHPQHQPTNHVMAQPSPLSYPAILTAPPDQPFTVQENLSAQFGHMMLVRSPAPPPHQSGYGMPSTAASVSQQQMPACYCSPGQFPVSGQTYRSVGPVPYSAPSQIPPAAPQQPGYQTMMPNQQQSYQNMMQPPPNQHSSMGHQLQGMMVQYPPVPTYQVSVPQQTYPQTVPASSVQVYYSIMPPSQQNAVSSSVGFLPPPGAEQMSFHRTSPPCGSQQMPAQQCSGGMVMMHLALPASQQPQSHSPLQWKHNKYYSFDHTRSQKPSNVCCLEPSRSSPQMGSPQYSPAQSPTPTHLTNVKNIRPSLSTVPFMPHFSRSLVSGQGEVRFQYSPQIRPPLLQAPPTLSSQAPGGIRPAARGRRLTRKALSTDLS from the exons ATGAGGATGTCTGATTCTGTCGCTGAGGCCATGAGATCTCTGGACGAGAACACCTCGAGCGCAGACGAGCGCCAGCTCAACACGCCACAGAGCCGCATGCTCGAGGAGAACTGCAGCGACGACCGCACTGAGACGCAG TCGAAGGTAAAGTTAGTTCGGAGCCTGGCCGTTTGTGAAGATCCCTGTCCTTCCACGATTACCACACAGCTGCCTCAAGATCAGCAG GATGGAGATCATATTAAACTCTCGAAGGCGTTTGACAAAGAAGAATCGCCAAACGAGGACGATGCAGACAAAAGTGCCAACAAGCTGGAGAAACCAGAGAAAGTGCCACGCAAGATGCTGTCCAGAG ACTCCAGTCAGGAATACAAGGACTCGACTGGCATCGACCTGCATGGGTTCCTGGTGAACACGCTGAAGAACAACCCCAG GGACCGAATGATGCTGCTGAAGCTGGAGCAGGACATCCTCGACTTCATCAGTAATAACGA GAGTCCGAGGAGGAAGTTTCCGCCCATGACCTCTTATCACCGGATGCTCCTGCACAGAGTCGCCGCTTACTTCGGCTTAGACCACAACGTCGACCAGACCGGCAAATGTGTGATCGTCAACAAAACCAGCAATACACGAAT ACCAGATCAGAGGTTCTCCGAACATATCAAAGACGACAAGATGGATGATTTCCAGAAGCGCTACATCTTAAAAAGGGACAACTCCAGCACAGACAGAGACGACGGCATG ATGCGCATGAAGCTGAAGGACGACAGGAGGAGCAAGTCCATCGAGGAGCGAGAGGAGGAATATCAGAGAGCCAGAGAGAGGATCTTCGCTGAT GGTTTAGACACCTTCCCGCTGGATAAAAG GATTCAGGAGGACGAGGTGTGTATCAACATCCAGCAGAGACGGCAGATCTTCAG GCTGAAGGACAGTCAGTCGGGGAACAGCCTCCAAAGCAGCTCTGAGAACGAGGCCAAGTATTCAGAGCCGCGGCCGTGGAGCAGCACCGATTCGGACAGCTCCAACCGCAACCTGAAGCCCGCCATGACCAAAGCCAGCAGCTTCAGCGGCATCCCGGTTCTGATCCGCGGAGACAGTTCCAGCAGCAGCAAGAGCGTGGGGCGGCTCTCAAACACCG GTTCTGACTCTTGTAGTAGCGTAGGTTCGTCCACGGGTTCGCTGTCTCGATCCCAGCCTCTAACGCAGCCCACGGCCTTCCCCGCTGTCAGCTACGAGCCGCCGGCGTCCACGGCTAGCGCTAGCTACTATCTGCTTCCGCTGGACGCCGCAGGGATACCGGCCGGAAGTGTCCTGGTCAATCCGCACACAG GTCAGCCGTTTCTGAACCCCGACGGCAGTGCTGTCCTCTACAGTCCCAGCGTGACCTCACAGGCCTCCAGGTGTCAATCATCTGTAGCTCCGCCTCCAGCCACTCACCCCCAGCACCAGCCCACCAATCACGTCATGGCACAG CCCTCGCCGCTGTCGTACCCAGCGATCCTCACAGCGCCTCCTGACCAGCCCTTCACTGTG CAGGAGAATCTGAGCGCTCAGTTCGGTCACATGATGCTGGTCCGGAGCCCTGCGCCTCCACCGCATCAGAGCGGATACGGGATGCCCTCGACCGCAGCCTCCGTCAGCCAGCAGCAG ATGCCGGCGTGTTACTGTTCTCCCGGCCAGTTCCCGGTGTCTGGACAGACGTACCGATCCGTGGGTCCAGTGCCATACAGCGCTCCGAGTCAGATTCCCCCCGCAGCCCCGCAGCAGCCAG GTTACCAAACTATGATGCCAAATCAGCAGCAGAGCTACCAGAACATGATGCAGCCGCCGCCGAATCAGCACAGCAGTATGGGCCATCAGCTGCAAGGCATGATGGTCCAGTATCCGCCAGTGCCAACTTATCAG GTGTCCGTGCCGCAGCAGACGTATCCGCAGACCGTTCCTGCGTCCAGCGTCCAGGTTTACTACAGCATCATGCCTCCGAGCCAGCAGAACGCCGTCAG CTCCTCCGTGGGGTTCCTGCCTCCTCCAGGAGCGGAGCAGATGTCGTTCCACCGCACCTCGCCACCCTGCGGCTCGCAACAGATGCCCGCCCAGCAGTGCTCAG gtggtATGGTGATGATGCACCTGGCGTTACCTGCGTCCCAGCAGCCTCAGTCACATTCACCGCTGCAGTGGAAACACAACAAATACTACAGCTTCGATCACACACGCTCACAGAAGCCCAGCAACGTCTGCTGTCTGGAGCCGTCACGA AGCAGTCCTCAGATGGGCAGCCCGCAGTACTCTCCGGCCCAGTCTCCCACACCAACACACCTCACCAATGTAAAGAACATCCGTCCCAGCCTCAGCACTGTTCCCTTCATGCCTCACTTCTCCAGATCCTTGGTTTCAGGACAAG GTGAGGTGCGCTTCCAGTACAGCCCTCAGATCCGCCCACCGTTACTTCAAGCCCCGCCCACGCTGTCCAGTCAG GCTCCGGGGGGGATCCGGCCCGCGGCTCGAGGCAGGAGGCTGACGAGGAAAGCGCTGTCTACAGATCTCAGT TGA
- the LOC131546650 gene encoding R3H domain-containing protein 1-like isoform X1 yields MRMSDSVAEAMRSLDENTSSADERQLNTPQSRMLEENCSDDRTETQRQTPGPDAKRAKSKVKLVRSLAVCEDPCPSTITTQLPQDQQDGDHIKLSKAFDKEESPNEDDADKSANKLEKPEKVPRKMLSRDSSQEYKDSTGIDLHGFLVNTLKNNPRDRMMLLKLEQDILDFISNNESPRRKFPPMTSYHRMLLHRVAAYFGLDHNVDQTGKCVIVNKTSNTRIPDQRFSEHIKDDKMDDFQKRYILKRDNSSTDRDDGMMRMKLKDDRRSKSIEEREEEYQRARERIFADGLDTFPLDKRIQEDEVCINIQQRRQIFRLKDSQSGNSLQSSSENEAKYSEPRPWSSTDSDSSNRNLKPAMTKASSFSGIPVLIRGDSSSSSKSVGRLSNTGSDSCSSVGSSTGSLSRSQPLTQPTAFPAVSYEPPASTASASYYLLPLDAAGIPAGSVLVNPHTGQPFLNPDGSAVLYSPSVTSQASRCQSSVAPPPATHPQHQPTNHVMAQPSPLSYPAILTAPPDQPFTVQENLSAQFGHMMLVRSPAPPPHQSGYGMPSTAASVSQQQMPACYCSPGQFPVSGQTYRSVGPVPYSAPSQIPPAAPQQPGYQTMMPNQQQSYQNMMQPPPNQHSSMGHQLQGMMVQYPPVPTYQVSVPQQTYPQTVPASSVQVYYSIMPPSQQNAVSSSVGFLPPPGAEQMSFHRTSPPCGSQQMPAQQCSGGMVMMHLALPASQQPQSHSPLQWKHNKYYSFDHTRSQKPSNVCCLEPSRSSPQMGSPQYSPAQSPTPTHLTNVKNIRPSLSTVPFMPHFSRSLVSGQGEVRFQYSPQIRPPLLQAPPTLSSQAPGGIRPAARGRRLTRKALSTDLS; encoded by the exons ATGAGGATGTCTGATTCTGTCGCTGAGGCCATGAGATCTCTGGACGAGAACACCTCGAGCGCAGACGAGCGCCAGCTCAACACGCCACAGAGCCGCATGCTCGAGGAGAACTGCAGCGACGACCGCACTGAGACGCAG CGGCAAACACCAGGACCGGACGCTAAAAGAGCCAAG TCGAAGGTAAAGTTAGTTCGGAGCCTGGCCGTTTGTGAAGATCCCTGTCCTTCCACGATTACCACACAGCTGCCTCAAGATCAGCAG GATGGAGATCATATTAAACTCTCGAAGGCGTTTGACAAAGAAGAATCGCCAAACGAGGACGATGCAGACAAAAGTGCCAACAAGCTGGAGAAACCAGAGAAAGTGCCACGCAAGATGCTGTCCAGAG ACTCCAGTCAGGAATACAAGGACTCGACTGGCATCGACCTGCATGGGTTCCTGGTGAACACGCTGAAGAACAACCCCAG GGACCGAATGATGCTGCTGAAGCTGGAGCAGGACATCCTCGACTTCATCAGTAATAACGA GAGTCCGAGGAGGAAGTTTCCGCCCATGACCTCTTATCACCGGATGCTCCTGCACAGAGTCGCCGCTTACTTCGGCTTAGACCACAACGTCGACCAGACCGGCAAATGTGTGATCGTCAACAAAACCAGCAATACACGAAT ACCAGATCAGAGGTTCTCCGAACATATCAAAGACGACAAGATGGATGATTTCCAGAAGCGCTACATCTTAAAAAGGGACAACTCCAGCACAGACAGAGACGACGGCATG ATGCGCATGAAGCTGAAGGACGACAGGAGGAGCAAGTCCATCGAGGAGCGAGAGGAGGAATATCAGAGAGCCAGAGAGAGGATCTTCGCTGAT GGTTTAGACACCTTCCCGCTGGATAAAAG GATTCAGGAGGACGAGGTGTGTATCAACATCCAGCAGAGACGGCAGATCTTCAG GCTGAAGGACAGTCAGTCGGGGAACAGCCTCCAAAGCAGCTCTGAGAACGAGGCCAAGTATTCAGAGCCGCGGCCGTGGAGCAGCACCGATTCGGACAGCTCCAACCGCAACCTGAAGCCCGCCATGACCAAAGCCAGCAGCTTCAGCGGCATCCCGGTTCTGATCCGCGGAGACAGTTCCAGCAGCAGCAAGAGCGTGGGGCGGCTCTCAAACACCG GTTCTGACTCTTGTAGTAGCGTAGGTTCGTCCACGGGTTCGCTGTCTCGATCCCAGCCTCTAACGCAGCCCACGGCCTTCCCCGCTGTCAGCTACGAGCCGCCGGCGTCCACGGCTAGCGCTAGCTACTATCTGCTTCCGCTGGACGCCGCAGGGATACCGGCCGGAAGTGTCCTGGTCAATCCGCACACAG GTCAGCCGTTTCTGAACCCCGACGGCAGTGCTGTCCTCTACAGTCCCAGCGTGACCTCACAGGCCTCCAGGTGTCAATCATCTGTAGCTCCGCCTCCAGCCACTCACCCCCAGCACCAGCCCACCAATCACGTCATGGCACAG CCCTCGCCGCTGTCGTACCCAGCGATCCTCACAGCGCCTCCTGACCAGCCCTTCACTGTG CAGGAGAATCTGAGCGCTCAGTTCGGTCACATGATGCTGGTCCGGAGCCCTGCGCCTCCACCGCATCAGAGCGGATACGGGATGCCCTCGACCGCAGCCTCCGTCAGCCAGCAGCAG ATGCCGGCGTGTTACTGTTCTCCCGGCCAGTTCCCGGTGTCTGGACAGACGTACCGATCCGTGGGTCCAGTGCCATACAGCGCTCCGAGTCAGATTCCCCCCGCAGCCCCGCAGCAGCCAG GTTACCAAACTATGATGCCAAATCAGCAGCAGAGCTACCAGAACATGATGCAGCCGCCGCCGAATCAGCACAGCAGTATGGGCCATCAGCTGCAAGGCATGATGGTCCAGTATCCGCCAGTGCCAACTTATCAG GTGTCCGTGCCGCAGCAGACGTATCCGCAGACCGTTCCTGCGTCCAGCGTCCAGGTTTACTACAGCATCATGCCTCCGAGCCAGCAGAACGCCGTCAG CTCCTCCGTGGGGTTCCTGCCTCCTCCAGGAGCGGAGCAGATGTCGTTCCACCGCACCTCGCCACCCTGCGGCTCGCAACAGATGCCCGCCCAGCAGTGCTCAG gtggtATGGTGATGATGCACCTGGCGTTACCTGCGTCCCAGCAGCCTCAGTCACATTCACCGCTGCAGTGGAAACACAACAAATACTACAGCTTCGATCACACACGCTCACAGAAGCCCAGCAACGTCTGCTGTCTGGAGCCGTCACGA AGCAGTCCTCAGATGGGCAGCCCGCAGTACTCTCCGGCCCAGTCTCCCACACCAACACACCTCACCAATGTAAAGAACATCCGTCCCAGCCTCAGCACTGTTCCCTTCATGCCTCACTTCTCCAGATCCTTGGTTTCAGGACAAG GTGAGGTGCGCTTCCAGTACAGCCCTCAGATCCGCCCACCGTTACTTCAAGCCCCGCCCACGCTGTCCAGTCAG GCTCCGGGGGGGATCCGGCCCGCGGCTCGAGGCAGGAGGCTGACGAGGAAAGCGCTGTCTACAGATCTCAGT TGA